The Triticum dicoccoides isolate Atlit2015 ecotype Zavitan chromosome 6A, WEW_v2.0, whole genome shotgun sequence genome has a window encoding:
- the LOC119317766 gene encoding uncharacterized protein LOC119317766: MAAILGRAGTTASGGFRRHHQETSRGGRRRGAVVVAAVTGAAPQEGSLERPAWSGETPVSRLVAALIAFKPLYSLMKVASREVIIRTAEKSNIPWREMTRKVLESDVYEVFERIRDPDIVYPDYYLSPFHAYDEGNLSWLAAAEAEAATLSIAKRAIPEATSIEEANQIVRGNWMNAIEEHHLKHGGENCQINDILDIGCSVGVSTRYLAERFPSAKAVGLDLPPYFLAVAAQKEEQLSRQNPIRWVHANGEATGLPPNSFDVVSLAYVCHECPARAIIGLAKEAFRLLRPGGTIALTDNSPKSKVLQELSPVLFTLMKSTEPFLDEYYMLDLEEALSQAGFVNVCSVLTDPRHRTVTATVPY, translated from the exons ATGGCAGCCATCCTCGGGCGCGCCGGCACCACCGCCAGCGGCGGCTTCCGGCGGCACCATCAAGAAACCAGCCGCGGCGGCCGTCGGCGAGGTGCGGTCGTCGTCGCGGCCGTGACCGGCGCCGCGCCGCAGGAGGGGTCGCTGGAGCGGCCGGCGTGGTCCGGGGAGACGCCTGTGTCGCGGCTCGTCGCCGCGCTCATCGCCTTCAAGCCGCTCTACTCCCTCATGAAGGTCGCCTCCCGCGAGGTCATCATCAG GACGGCGGAGAAGTCCAACATCCCGTGGAGGGAGATGACGAGGAAGGTGCTGGAGTCTGACGTGTACGAGGTGTTCGAGAGGATAAGAGACCCCGACATCGTCTACCCTGACT ATTATCTGAGCCCATTCCACGCCTATGACGAAGGGAACCTATCATGGCTG GCTGCAGCTGAGGCTGAGGCCGCGACCTTGTCGATTGCAAAGAGGGCCATACCCGAGGCTACTTCCATCGAAGAAGCGAACCAGATTGTTCGGGGAAACTGGATGAATGCAATTGAGGAGCATCACCTCAAGCACGGGGGGGAAAACTGCCAGATCAATGACATTTTGGACATTGGCTGCTCTGTTGGAGTGAGCACCAGATACCTGGCTGAGAGGTTCCCTTCGGCTAAGGCTGTT GGACTAGATCTACCGCCCTACTTCCTGGCCGTGGCAGCACAGAAGGAAGAACAACTGTCTCGGCAAAACCCTATTCGTTGGGTTCATGCAAATGGTGAAGCGACTGGGTTGCCACCGAATTCATTTGACGTCGTCTCCCTTGCTTATGTG TGCCACGAGTGTCCAGCACGAGCAATAATCGGATTGGCGAAGGAAGCATTCAGACTGCTTCGTCCAGGAGGAACCATCGCCTTAACCGACAACTCA CCAAAATCAAAAGTACTCCAG GAATTATCACCCGTTCTGTTCACTCTTATGAAGAGCACCGAACCGTTCCTGGACGAGTACTACATGCTGGATCTGGAGGAGGCGCTCAGCCAAGCAGGCTTCGTCAATGTGTGCTCCGTGCTGACAGACCCCAGGCACAGAACGGTCACTGCCACTGTACCCTACTGA